The genomic window GTAATGATGTCAACTACCTGACTGCCTCTCGAAGCCTTTTATGCGCCGCCTCAAGAGACACTCTTTATAGTCTAGAGCGTCTTCGTTGTCAATAAAAAATAGCGCTAAAACTTTCTCATGCTGCGCGGACATATCAGCAGCAAGAATTTACTTCAGTATATCCAGAAGCTCGACCTCGAATATCAGTGTCGCATTGGCGGGAATCATCCCGGAGCCCTGCTCACCATAGGCCAGTTCAGGAGGACAGACGAGTTGTGCCTTGCCGCCGACCTTCATCTTCTGCACGCCCTCGGTCCAGCATTTGATGACCTGGTTCAAACCGAATTCGGCGGGACGCCCTGCGGCGTAAGAGCTGTCGAACTCCTTGCCGTCGACGAGGGTGCCGCGGTAATTAACCTTCACCCTGTCGGTGGCTGCGGGACTTGCGCCGGTCCCTTCCTTGATGGACTTGTACACGAGACCTGAAGCGGTCTTGACCGCACCTTTCTCGCTTGCGGCCTTCTCGACGAATTCTTTTGACTTGGCAGCAAGACGCTCGCCCTGTGCGGCACGACGCGCCAGTGCAAGCTGCTGGATTTTCGCCTTGTAAGGCTCGATGTCGAAATCCGGCTTCTTCCCGGCAATACCGTCCTTAACGCCTTTCAGCACCTGGTCCAGTTCATCCGACGTCATGTCGAAGATGGCCAACTGGCGTGCCATCACCTGGCCTACGGCATAAAGGGTCTTCTGGTCCTCGGCTTTCTTGTCGTCAGCCGCAAAGGCGGGAACAGCGAGAAGTACCAACAGCATGGCAGCGATGAGTCTGTTCATGGCTTATTTCCTCCTGGTTGGATGCGAAAAAAAAGCACCCCTTATGGAGTGCTTTAATAATAACGATGGTGCGGCCTACTTCTTGGCCTTGGGTGCTGCTTTTGCCTTGGGGGCTTTGGCAGCTTTCGCCGGCGCCTTGGGGGCCTTCGCGGCCTTTGCCGGTTTGGCTACCGTCTCTTTCTTCGCCTCGATGTTGGCCATGCGAACTTCCCGCGCCTTGGCAAGGTTGTCGGCCAGACCGCGGTCCTGCGCCATCTTGCGGCGAGACTCGGAATAGCTCTTGGCGGAAAGAGCCTGTTTGCTCGGGATGCCGAACTGTTTCTTGTAGGCACCCGGCTTCATCCCGTGTGCTGTGCTCAGGTGACGCGCAAGGGTCTTGAACCCTCCTTTGCCGCACACAAGACAGACCACCTCGTTCTTTTTGAACGCTTCTTTGATGGAGAGTGAAGATTTAACCTCTTCGACGCCTTCCACACCCTGTCCCGCCTCAAGATTCTTCAGTGCAGCGTGAACTTTGGCTATTTCCGCGAGAAGCTCGTCCGATGTCATCGGCGTGCTGGAGGCATGCGATGCAACGAGTTGTGCAGCTATTTCTACTAAGGTCGCCATTTACCACCCTCCTTCAAAGTTATAGTTAGGTGATTAATAGCAGAGACAGAAATATTGTCAATAATAAAGTAAAAATAACATTTATGGACTCAGTATACGGGAGGACAAAAAGAATGGAACACACGTGCAGAAGATACGGGCTTGAAATGATATGGTACGCGAGACCGGGTAGAGCGTATGTCGAGGCGACAGGATCATGCACCGGCTCCGCCGCCTGCAAGGATCAGCGAAAAAGGAACTATATCTCACGGGTGTGCATAGAATGCAGCTCTTCCGGCACCTAAAAGAGCGGTTTTTTCATTCAGTATGACGTGCACCGGAATAGACTGTACAAGTGGACTCAGCCTTCCTTTTGCGGTGAAAGAAAGCATGAATGCGGGTCCTTTCAGCAGATCAAGGATCTTCGGTGCGATCCCGCCGCCAAGGTAGACGCCGCCTGTGGCGAGAAACCTGAGGGCGGCGTTGCCCGCCTCGGCTCCGTAGACGGATATGAATACTTCAAGCGCCTTGCCGCACATGGGGCACCGGGATTCCAGGGCCGCCTTCGTGATGACCGCGGGCGGATCGCCGGCGCTCATCGCGGCGGCGATGGATTCCTGTTCGGGGAAGTAATGTTTGTCACGCAGGAAACGATAGATGTCCAGGAGCCCGGGGCCGGACAACACACGCTCGTAGCTGACCCGGCCGTGCTTCGTCTGCAGGTAAAGGAGAAGTTCTGCTTCCAGTTCGTTTCGTGCCGCGAAGTCGGCGTGTCCCGCTTCGCTGGGAAGCGGGTGGTGGATCCCTCCAGCGAAATAGGCGAGCGACTCGCCAAGGCCGGTCCCTGCAGAGACCACGGTTATGGTGCCGGAAGGATTGGCAACACCATGGTTTAGGGTGAAGAGGTCCTGTTGCTTAAGCGACGCGATGCCGTAGGTGTTCGCCTCGAGGTCGTTGATAAGCAGCACGTTTGGGAGTTCCAAAGCCGCAGCGAGTTCATCGCTCTCAATGGTCCAGGGGAGGTTCGGTGTGCGCACCCGTCCCTCGATGATGGGGCCGGCGATACCGAAGCAGGCGCGTTCAGCGCTGATGTGATGCTGCGAGGTGAAGTGGCGCACGATGTCGATGAGGCTGCCGTGCGCGGCGCTTTTGTACTGCGTCTCGGCAAGTGTGGTAAGTCCGGCGGGATCGGCCTGGAAATAGGCAATACGGGTCGAGGTTCCCCCCACATCTCCTGCGAGAATGAGCATATGACCTCCCGTTAACGGCAGTGCTGTGGCTGCGTAACTTGTTGTTTACCCCTCACAGATCAGTGGGGACATCGGAGAGACGGAAATCTGGGATCAAAATGCAAATCCCCCCTGCCCCCCCTTCGCAAAGGGGGGGACGTTATGCCATGCTCGCTGCTTCGAGACTATCGCAAAGATGCTTCAGCGATATTTCAGGAAGAACCTTCACAAAAGGGTGGGGAGAACTTCTATATCCGCAGGTTACTTTTGGGTCGCCTCCGCGGCAAGGACGGTTTTGACGATCTCGGCGCTGATCGTGTCGAGGGCACGGCTCGTCGCCTCTGCTACGGCTTCGTAACCTGGTCCGGTCGTTTTTTCGCGGACCACGGCGCGCCCTACCCTGCTGTCATTTCCACTGCGCACACTCCAGACTGCCTCGAGAGTGACTGCCTCGCCGGGAACGGCTTCCAGTCTGAGGATATCGACCGGCACCCCGTACTTGGCATCGGCGCCGGTACTTTGGCCGTAGGCAAACACGCGGTTCGAACCGAGCCTGCGCCCTACATCCTGCGATAAAAGCCGTGGGATTTCCTCTTTCAGCGGTTCTGCCCAGCGGTGCGATTCCAGAATGGCAACACGGTTGGGGGCAACGCGCACGACAAGCTGGGGGCGATCCAGAAGTTCCGGCAGCGTTACCGGTCCTACCCTTACCGACAAGGCCTGCGCGGACGACGCTTCCACCTCCGGAACCGCTGCCGGAGTCAGGGTGTAGAAAGTGACTCCGGGAGACCTGACGCATCCTGCGCACAGGAGAAAAAATCCAAACAAGACCGGGAGTACGGAGACGGTGCGCATGGCTATTTTCCCTCCTTTTTGCCGCGTATCAGGGATTCCGGATGCTGTTCGAGGTAATCACCAAGAACCCGCAGCGAACGCGCCGCACGCGAAACCTCGCGCATGGTGTCGCGCAGGTCGACCTGCACGGGCGCGTCGGCGCTTAGGACCCCGCTAGCACCGCCCAAAGTGGTCCGGGCTTCCGTGAGGGTCTTTCTCACGTCCTCGAGTGTTGTCTTCGTCTCGGTGAGCACCGATTTCGCCTCGGGAACCAGAGACTTGTCCATGTTCTGCAGCAACCGGTCGGCGCTCTTCAAGGTATCGTCGAGGGAGCGCATGGTCTGCCCCGCATCTCCGGCGAGTTTTTCGAGCGGCAGTTTTTCGATCCGCTGCACGATCTCGATGAGGTTCTTCTGCAGCTTCTCCATGGAGCCGGGCACGGTCGGGAAACGCGGCGGCGAGCTGTTCCAGTTGATGCGGCCGGCACGGGCGTCAGGTGCGAAGTCGAGCGCCACGTAGAGCTGGCCTGTCAACAGGCTGCCGCTTTTGATCTGGGCCCGGAAGCCGTGTGCCACCAGGTCGTCGAGAAGTTTGTGTGCTTCGGCGGTACCGGGCAGTGGCATCTTGCCCCCGCTGTCCTTGCGGAACTGGGTCTGCAGGTGCTCAGGGTAGAGCTGGATCTCGACCGGAACGGAGAAGTCCTTGCGGTTGGGGTCGAGCACCACATTGATATTGGTGACCTCACCCACGGTAACGCCACGCAAATCCACCGGAGCACCGACGGCAAGACCGCGCACCGATTCTCGGAACTCGAGGATGAATTTTTCCGAGGCAGCGGAGTTTTTGAGGGCCTCGTCGCGGGTACCGTAAAGGGTGTACGCGGTGTCGGCGGGAGCGGCGACGGCGCCGGAGGCGGATTCCTCGAAGGAGATGCCGCCCAAAAGAACGGCAAGCATCGACTCGGTGTTCAGCTTCACGCCGCCTGGTGTAACGGTCAAGTCGACGCCGCTTGCCTGCCAGAAATAGGTACTGGTGGTGACAAAGCGGTCGTACGGCGACTTGATGAAGACACGGACGGTGACGGCTTTGCCATCCCGGTCGAGGTCGGTGGAGATGACCTGCCCCACCTGTATGCGGTGGAAAAAGACCGGTGAGCCGGTGTAGAGCGAGCCTACATCGTCGGTGTGCAGCACGAACTGACGCCCCGGGACATCCATGGAAACAGCTGGGGGAGACTCTAGGCCGATGAAACTGTCACTGAGCTCCTTCGAAGTCCCCGCCTCGACTCCGATATAGGAGCCGCCAAGGAGCGTGGTGAGGCCGGAAACGTTTCCGCCGGAGATGCGTGCGCGCACCACCCAGAAACGGGTATCTTTCACCATGAGCCCCTTGGCGTCCTTGGTGACCTCCGCGGTAACCACGACATGGGTGCGGTCGTCGGAGATGGCGATCGATTTCACCTCGCCGATCATGACGTCCTTGTACTTAAGCTTGGTCTTGCCCGCCTCGAGCCCTTCACCGGTCTTGAAGGAGATGGTAATGGTCTCGCCGCGATCAACCCACGCCTTGGCCGCGATGGAAAGGCCGATGATGGCGGCGACTATGGGTATGATCCAGACGAGCTGGATCGAGAAGCGCCGCTTCGGCTCGCTTACCGCCTCGGGAAGGTCCTGTATCTCTTGTTTGTCCGATGGTTCAGTCATGGAATTCCTCTTTCTGCAACGGGTCCCAGATCAGGCGCGGGTCGAACTCCATAGTGGCAAGCATGGTGAGGACAACCACCGCGCCGAAAGCGATCGCGGCGGGGCCGGCCTTCACTATCGCGAGGGAGCCCAGTTGTACGAGCGCCGCGAGCAGGGTGACTACGTAAATATCCAGCATGGACCAGCGCCCCACCGCTTCCACCAGCCGGTAAAGCCGGGTGCGCTGCTGAGGGTGCCAAGTCGATTTGCGCTGCACGGAGATGAGCAGCAGGGTCAGGGAAAAGAGCTTTAAAAGCGGTATCGCCACGCTGGCCACGAAGACGATGACGGCGATCATCCAGGACCCGGTCCTCCAAAGATGCACGACACCGCTCACAATGGTGTCCTTACGGTAGCTGATCAGGGAGCCCGTCTCCATCATGACCAGGGTGTTGGCCGGTATGTAGAGGATGTAGGACGCGATGACGAGCGCCCAGCAGCGCTGCACGCTGCCCGGTCTGCGCAAATGAAGCCGTGCGCCGCAGCGCGGGCAGTACTGCCCGCGCGAAGTGCCGGTGCTCCGGGAGACCAGTTGGCAGACATGGCAGGAGCAAAGCCCGCGGCCGGCCGCGATGGGGGAGTCGGCGGTGCTCACCTTGACTCCAGATCCCGGCGTTTCGCGTCGAGCTGGGCCCAGACGTCGCGCGCGTTGAAGGCGGTGGCCGCGGCGGCAAGCAGCAGGGTGAGCACCGCGAAGGACCACAACGCCATCCCGGGTATGACGCGGAAGTTGTTGGTCAGCTTCACCAGGGAAACCAGCAGGCCGAGCATCAACACCTCCACCATCCCCCACGGCTCGATGCACTGCAGGGTGCGCATGAAAAGCGGATACCTCGGGGGCACCTTGCCGAGTTTTAAAGGCAGAAGCAGATAAGTGAGCGAGGCGAGCTCAAGCGCCGGAATCAGAATGGCAGTGATCAGGACGAGAGTTGAGACGCTCCTCATCCCCTGATCCCAAAGGGAGAGCACGGCGCCGAAAAGGGTGATGGCACTGCGGTCGCCCTGCACCTCGATGGCGAATATGGGAAAGAGGTTCGCGCCCAGGAAAACCATGCATGCCGCCAGGGTATATGCGAGGGTGCGGTCGACGCTGTCGGTGGCGTTACGGTACAGCACGGCACCGCAACGCCGGCAGCTGGCGTAGCAGCCTGGGTTGAGCTGGATGTCGCGCTGCAACAGGTCGCATTCGTGGCAGGCGATAAGTTGTGCGGTTCGATCGGTCATCGGGGAGACGCTCCCTCATATGCGGCCCCGGCAGGCCGTGGCAGACGCGTCGCACAGCGGAGGCCGGCAGGACATGACAGATGAAAACATACCACAGTTGCAGGCTTAAAACTAAGCCTGACTGTATCAAAAACGGTCTTAAAACTAGATCAGCCGCCCAGGAAGTCTCCCAAGCGGCTGATTGAAATGGTCGGTGCGACTGGATTCGAACCAGCGACCACTAGACCCCCAGTCTAGTGCGCTACCAGGCTGCGCTACGCACCGATTAAACCTGATAATTACAACTGATCCCGCAAATTCATCAATTCCAGCTTCACATCCTGAAGCAGTGCCGCAAGCGCTTCGCCGGAAAGGTCAGATTTTCGGTACTTTTTCTTCGCTTCCAGACGCTTTCTAGCTCCCTCGATGGTCAGCTTTTCGGCGTACAGAAGATCTTTTATCTCGTGGACCAGCTCTACGTCCTTCTTGGAGTAAAGCCTTTGGCCGCTGCTGCTTTTCCTTGGTGCCAATCCCGGGAATTCCGTCTCCCAGTAACGCAGCACCGAGGTTGGAAGGCCAGTTACCGCGGACACCTCGCCGATTCTGAGGTAAAGCTTGTCCGGGGTGCCGGTCGCCATGATTACGGCTGGGTGTTGATCGCGCTCTTCAGTACCTGGCTCGGTTTGAAGGTGAGGATCTTGCGAGCAACGATGGTGATCTCTTCGCCGGTCTGCGGGTTCCTGCCGCGACGGTCGGACTTCTCTTTCACTACGAAGTTGCCGAAGCCGGCAATCTTGATTTTGTCGCCGTCTTCAAGAGTGGACTTAATCAGGTCGAAGACCGTCTCAACGAGTTCGGCGGATTCTTTCTTGGAGAAACCGACCTTCTCATAAATTTTTTCTACGATGTCCGCTTTGGTCATAATCCCCTCAACAGGTTAAACATTTCAGTGTGTTCTCAACAGCGGCTTAATCTAATACCATAGCGTTTTCGATTTCGCAACCGTTTTTATCTGAAGGAAACATTTAATTTTTTCTGCAGTGCCTCGGTTACCTTCGTGTGCAGACGGGTTACTTCTTCGTCGGTAAGGGTCTTCTCCTTCGACCCGTAGCGCACGCGAATGGCGACACTCTTCTCATGAGCCGCAATATTCCCACCCATGTACAAGTCGAAGATTTCCACCCCTTCCAGCTCGGGCGCCTTTACGCCGTTCACGCACGAAACCACGTCGGAGACGGGAAGTTCCCGCGGCAGGAGCATGGCGATGTCGCGGAAGGTGGACGGGAAGCGCGAGGGGACCTGGGCGGCACCCTGTTTCTTCCGCGCGGAGAGAAGCGCCTCGAAGTTGAGTTCCAGGTAGTAAAGCGGCGTGGAGATGCCGTAGTTCTCCTGTACGGTCGGATGGAGCTCTCCCATGGAGCCGAGCACTTTCTTGCCGCTCAGGATGCGGCAGGCCTTGCCTGGATGGTAGTACGGATCGAGCTCCTCGACGCTGTAGTTGACCCCGCCTACGTTCAGGTCGGCTAAGAGGTTCTCGGCGATACCCTTGACGTCGAAGAAGTCGATATCACCCTTGGCCTGGTTCCACCCCTCGGGGTCGCGCCTTCCGGTCAGCAGAGCGGAAATGTAGAGCGGCTCTTCGGGGAGCTCGGCCCCCTCGACGGGAAGGTAGATGCGACGCATCTCGAAGATGCCGAGGTTCAGCGTCCTGAAGCTTACGTTCTTGACCGCGGTGTCCAAAAGCCCCGGGAGCATGGTGGTGCGCATGACGGAGAGTTCGTCCGAGATCGGGTTCAAAAGGACCATGCCGTTGCTGCGGAAGTCGTCCGCCGGGAGCATGATTTTTTCGCAGGAAGAAGGTGCGACGAAACTGTAATTGATCACCTCGGAGAGGCCGTGGGAGACCAGAAGCCCCTTCACCCTCCCAGCCAGGCGCTGTGTGTCGGAAGGGAGATCGGAGAAGACCGACGCCTGCGGCAGCGTGGCGGGTACTTTCTCGAAGCCGTTCACGCGGACCACCTCTTCGATGAGGTCTATCTCGCGCTCTATGTCGACCCTGAAAAGCGGCACCTTCACGGTGAAGACACCAGGCTCGCCCTGCTTCACCTCGAATTCGAGGCGCTCGAAGATGTCCTGCACCTCGGCGGCGGAAAGATCCAGACCGCAGACGGCGTTGATGCGCGACAGGCGCGCGGTGATGACGCGCGGCTCGACCGGCGCCGGATAGACGTCGATGATCCCCTTGGCGACCTTGCCGCCGGAAAGCTCGGCGATGAGCTGGGCGGCGCGATCGAGGGCGCGGGTGAGCCCGGCGACGTCCGCCCCGCGTTCGAAGCGGTGCGACGACTCGGTGTGGATCCCGAGACGCTTGGAGGTCTTGCGGATGGCGGACGGGTTGAAATAGGCGCTCTCGAGAAGCACCTCGGTGGTCCCCTCCCCTATTTCGGAGTTACCGCCACCCATGATGCCGGCAAGGGCCACCGCCTTCGCGCCGTCACGGATGGTGAGATCGTTCGAGGTGAGGGTTCTCTCCTGGCCGTCGAGGGTGGTGAACTTCTCCCCCTCGCCCGCCGCGGCAACGACGATCTTTCCGCCCGACAGGAGCTTGTAGTCGAAGGCGTGCAGCGGGTGACCGTACTCGAGGAGCACGTAGTTGGTCACGTCGACGATGTTGTTGATGGAGCGGATCCCGGCGGCCATGAGCCGGTTGGCGAGCCAGGCAGGGGAGTCGGCGAGCGTGCATCCGGTGATGTGGCGCGCGGTGTAGCGCGGGCAGAGTTCCGGTGCGAGGATCTCGACGCTTGCAATCGACGCGACGGGCGCCCCTTCCTCTTTTACCTCGAGGCCCGGGTAGTGCACCTTTTTGCCGAGCTTCGCGGCGACCTCGCGCGCGATGCCGACGACGCTCAGGCAGTCGGCACGGTTCGGGGTGAGCCCGATCTCGAATATGACGTCCTTGGTCCCGAGCGCGTCGAAAAGCGGAGTACCGAGGGTGTAGCTTTCGGGGAGGATCATGATCCCGGAGGACTCGGCGGAGAGGGCAAGCTCCTTCTCGGAACATAGCATGCCGCAGGACTCCTCGCCGCGGATCTTCGAGCGCTTGATCTTGAAGTCACCGGGGAGCGTCGCGCCGATCTGGGCCAGGGCGACCTTGTCGCCGGCCTTGAAGTTCTGCGCGCCGCAGACGACGTTCACGATCTCGCTTCCGTTGTCGACCTTGCACAGGGAAAGCTTGTCCGCGTTGGGGTGCTGGTTCTTTTCCACCACCCGGGCCACGACGACGTCGTCCATGCCGCCGCCGACCTCTTCCATGCGCTCGACCTCGAGGCCGAGCATGGTGAGCAGATGCGAGAGTTCAGCCGCCGGGAGGTCGCAATCGACGAATTCCTTGATCCAGTTATAGGTAACTATCATATCGATTCCTTCAAATGGAAAATCAATTAACAGGGATGAAGGTGCGGACCCTTCATCCCTGTTCAGCTCTTTTTAAAATTGCTTCAGGAACCTGAGGTCGTTCTCGAAGAGAAGCCTCATGTCGGCGATGCCGTACTTGAGCATCGCGATCCTCTCGATCCCCATGCCGAACGCGAAGCCGGTGTACTGCTCCGAGTCGTACCCCACGTGGCGGTAAACCTCGGGGTCGACCATGCCGGCGCCCAGAATCTCGAGCCACCCGGTCTCCTTGCAGACCCGGCACCCCTTGCCGCGGCAGATGACGCAGGCGATGTCGACCTCGGCGGAGGGTTCGGTGAACGGGAAGAAGGAGGGACGGAGCCTAACGCCGATGTCCTTGCCGAAGAGCTGGCTGATGAAGAGGGTCAGGATACCCTTGAGATCGCCGAAGGTGATCCCCTTGTCGACCATGAGCCCCTCGATCTGGTGGAACATCGGGGAATGGGTGGCGTCGGAGTCGCAGCGGTACACGGTCCCCGGTGCAATGATGCGCACCGGCGGGGGCTGCTTCAGCATGGTGCGGATCTGCACCGGAGAGGTGTGGGTCCGGAGAAGGACGCTCTCGCCGAAGTAGAAGGTGTCCTGCATGTCGCGCGCGGGGTGGTCCTTCGGGAGGTTCAGCGCCTCGAAGTTGTAGAAGTCGAGCTCGACCTCGGGACCTTCCGCAACGGCGAAACCGAGCGCGCCGAAGATGGAGCAGATCTCCTCGGTCACCAGGGTGATCGGGTGCTTGGAGCCCATCGCCTGGCGCCTGCCCGGCAGGGTCACGTCGATCTTCTCACCGGCGAGCCTGGCGGCCTTGGCCGTCTCGCGCACCTGGCTGCCGCGCGCATCGAGCGCATCCTCGAGCTTCGCCTTCACGGTGTTCACCACCTGGCCGACCAGAGGCCTTTCCTCGGGGGAAAGCGCACCGAGCCCTTTCATGACGCCGGTGAGCGCCCCCTTCTTGCCCAGGTACTTGACCCGGAGTTCCTGCAGCCCCTCTTCCGTGGAGGCCTGAGCCAGCTCGGAGAGGGCCTCTTCTAAAAGTGCTTCCAGTTTATCCTTCATCGCATGACCCTATCTTCGGAAAAAAAAAGAAATGGGACATCGCTATCCCATTTCTCTTTATGCCCGCGGTATGTATTAAAATTTTGCTTTGGCTGCTGCCGCGATAGCTGCGAAACCTTTCGGGTCGGAAACGGCTAGGTCGGCCATCACTTTCCTGTCGATTTCTACGTTGGCGAGCTTCAGACCGTGGATCAGCTTGCTGTAGGAAAGACCGTTGATCCTTGCCGCAGCGTTGATCCTGGTGATCCAGAGGGCCCTGAAGTCCCGCTTTTTCACCCTTCTGTCCCTGAACGCGTAGTTCAGTGCGCGGTCCACCGCTTCGGTGGCGCTCCTGAACAGTTTGCTTCTCGCGCCGCGGTAGCCCTTGGCAAGTTTCAATACTTTGTTTCTTCTCTGTCTCGCTTTAAAACCGCGCTTTACTCTTGGCATACATACTCCTTCTGGTCTTTAAATTAGCCGGATCCGCAAGGGGAGACGTTTCCTCACGGTTCTCGGACTTCGGTAACGGGCGAAAACGGCGGTTGAAGACGAACAGCTCCGAGGCGCACCCCGGTGCCGGTGTTCCAGTCCCTAGTCCCCAGCCCCCAGTCCCGATGTTATTTGTAGGGGATCAGGCAGCAGATGTTCTTGTGGTCGGAGGCTGCTACGATACCGCTTTTACGGAGGTTGCGCTTGGTCTTCCTGGTCTTGGAGGTCAGGATGTGGCTGGTGAAGGCGTGAGCCATCTTGATTTTGCCTGTGCCGGTCTTGCTGAAACGCTTGGCGGCGCCCCTATGGGTCTTCATTTTAGGCATTGTTTTACTACTCCTTTGTTGTGGTGTTTATTTTTTTACTTTGGGGGCGATGATCATGAACATGCTGCGCCCTTCCATCTTCTGCTTTACCTCGACCACGCCGATATCGGCGAGTTCGGCGGTTATCTTTTCCAGTGCGGCCATGCCGAGTTCCTGGTGCGTGATCTCACGACCGCGGAAAACGACCGTGATCTTCGCCTTGTTCCCTTCTTCCAGGAAGCGACGTACGTGCTTAACCTTGAACTCCAGGTCGTGCGTATCGGTCTTCGGACGAAGCTTCACTTCCTTCAGCTCGACCTGCACCTGCTTCTTCTTTGCCTCAGCCTGCTTCTTAGCCTGCTGATATTTGAACTTGCCGTAATCCATGATACGGCAGACAGGGGGAACGGCCGTCGGCGAAACCTCTACCAGATCGAGTTGCTGACTCTCAGCCAACGCCAGAGCCTCGCGAAGCGGAAGAATACCAAGCTGCTCACTTTCGGCACCTACTACCCTTACCTCTTTGGCCCTGATTGTCTGATTGATGTTGACTGTAGGTTTAGCTATGACGCCACCTCCTATTTGTAGGTTTTAACTTCGTTCTCAATGAAGGCGATGAACTGTTCGGGAGTCATCGCTTCGAGGTTCTTGCCGTCGCGGAAACGAGGCGCGAGCAGGCCGCCTTCGACCTCCTTGTCCCCCACCACCAGCATGTACGGTATCTTCTGCAGCTGGGCCTCGCGGATCTTGAAGCCGAGCTTTTCGTTTCTGAAATCCTTCTGAACCCGCACGCCCGCGGCACGCAGCTTGTCGAACGCAGCCTGTGCGTAGGGAATCTGGTTGTCGGTAACCGTAAGAACGGTCGCCTGAACCGGTGCCAGCCAAGTCGGGAAGTTTCCGGCGAAGTGCTCGATGAGGACACCGATGAAGCGCTCAATGGCGCCAAGGATAACCCTGTGCACCATGACAGGGCGTTTCTTTTCACCATCCGCGTCGACATAGGTGAGATCGAAACGCTCCGGAAGGGTAAAATCGCACTGGATAGTAGCACATTGCCATCTTCTGTCAAGAGCATCGCGCAGCTTGATGTCTATCTTCGGCCCGTAGAATGCACCGTCGCCCTCGTTTATCTCATAGGGACGACCGGAATCCTTCAGTGCATTCAGAAGCGCGTTGGTGGCAAGTTCCCATGCATCATCGGAGCCGATCGACTTCTCCGGACGGGTGGAAAGCTCCATCTCGAACTCGAAGCCGAAGATCGCCATCACCTCGGTGACGAACTGGATGACCCCCTTGATCTCGCCGTCCAGCTGTTCCGGGGTGCAGAGGATGTGCGCGTCGTCCTGGGTGAAGCCGCGTACGCGCAGAAGGCCGTGGAGGACGCCCGCCCTTTCGTGACGGTGCACCGTGCCGAGCTCGAAGTAGCGCAGCGGCAGGTCGCGGTAGGAGCGAAGCTGCGAGCGGTAGATCATCATGTGGGCCAGGCAGTTCATCGGCTTCACGCCGTAGCTCTGCTCGTCCACCGTGGTGAAGTACATGTTCTCGCGGTAGTTCTCGTAGTGGCCGGAACGCTGCCAGAGTTCGGTCTTCAGGATCTGCGGCCCCTGGACGATGTCATAGCCGCGCTTTAAGTGCTCCTTCCTCTCGAAGTCCTCGAGGATGGTGCGCAGCATCGCCCCTTTCGGGTGCCAGATAACCAGGCCGGCGCCGACCTCGTCGTTGAAGGAGAAGAGGTCGAGTTCGCGGCCGAGTTTCCTGTGGTCGCGCTTCTTCGCCTCCTCGATCCTCTCGAGGTAAGCCTCCAGTTCCTTCTTGTCGGCAAAGGCGGTGCCGTAGACGCGCTGCAGCATGGCGCGCTTTTCGTCGCCGCGCCAGTAGGCGCCTGCGATGGAAGTAAGTTTGAACGCCTTGCACCAGGAGGTGCTCGGCAG from Geomonas ferrireducens includes these protein-coding regions:
- a CDS encoding FKBP-type peptidyl-prolyl cis-trans isomerase, giving the protein MNRLIAAMLLVLLAVPAFAADDKKAEDQKTLYAVGQVMARQLAIFDMTSDELDQVLKGVKDGIAGKKPDFDIEPYKAKIQQLALARRAAQGERLAAKSKEFVEKAASEKGAVKTASGLVYKSIKEGTGASPAATDRVKVNYRGTLVDGKEFDSSYAAGRPAEFGLNQVIKCWTEGVQKMKVGGKAQLVCPPELAYGEQGSGMIPANATLIFEVELLDILK
- a CDS encoding MucR family transcriptional regulator, producing MATLVEIAAQLVASHASSTPMTSDELLAEIAKVHAALKNLEAGQGVEGVEEVKSSLSIKEAFKKNEVVCLVCGKGGFKTLARHLSTAHGMKPGAYKKQFGIPSKQALSAKSYSESRRKMAQDRGLADNLAKAREVRMANIEAKKETVAKPAKAAKAPKAPAKAAKAPKAKAAPKAKK
- the glk gene encoding glucokinase codes for the protein MLILAGDVGGTSTRIAYFQADPAGLTTLAETQYKSAAHGSLIDIVRHFTSQHHISAERACFGIAGPIIEGRVRTPNLPWTIESDELAAALELPNVLLINDLEANTYGIASLKQQDLFTLNHGVANPSGTITVVSAGTGLGESLAYFAGGIHHPLPSEAGHADFAARNELEAELLLYLQTKHGRVSYERVLSGPGLLDIYRFLRDKHYFPEQESIAAAMSAGDPPAVITKAALESRCPMCGKALEVFISVYGAEAGNAALRFLATGGVYLGGGIAPKILDLLKGPAFMLSFTAKGRLSPLVQSIPVHVILNEKTALLGAGRAAFYAHP
- a CDS encoding PqiC family protein, which translates into the protein MRTVSVLPVLFGFFLLCAGCVRSPGVTFYTLTPAAVPEVEASSAQALSVRVGPVTLPELLDRPQLVVRVAPNRVAILESHRWAEPLKEEIPRLLSQDVGRRLGSNRVFAYGQSTGADAKYGVPVDILRLEAVPGEAVTLEAVWSVRSGNDSRVGRAVVREKTTGPGYEAVAEATSRALDTISAEIVKTVLAAEATQK
- a CDS encoding PqiB family protein — protein: MTEPSDKQEIQDLPEAVSEPKRRFSIQLVWIIPIVAAIIGLSIAAKAWVDRGETITISFKTGEGLEAGKTKLKYKDVMIGEVKSIAISDDRTHVVVTAEVTKDAKGLMVKDTRFWVVRARISGGNVSGLTTLLGGSYIGVEAGTSKELSDSFIGLESPPAVSMDVPGRQFVLHTDDVGSLYTGSPVFFHRIQVGQVISTDLDRDGKAVTVRVFIKSPYDRFVTTSTYFWQASGVDLTVTPGGVKLNTESMLAVLLGGISFEESASGAVAAPADTAYTLYGTRDEALKNSAASEKFILEFRESVRGLAVGAPVDLRGVTVGEVTNINVVLDPNRKDFSVPVEIQLYPEHLQTQFRKDSGGKMPLPGTAEAHKLLDDLVAHGFRAQIKSGSLLTGQLYVALDFAPDARAGRINWNSSPPRFPTVPGSMEKLQKNLIEIVQRIEKLPLEKLAGDAGQTMRSLDDTLKSADRLLQNMDKSLVPEAKSVLTETKTTLEDVRKTLTEARTTLGGASGVLSADAPVQVDLRDTMREVSRAARSLRVLGDYLEQHPESLIRGKKEGK
- a CDS encoding paraquat-inducible protein A — encoded protein: MSTADSPIAAGRGLCSCHVCQLVSRSTGTSRGQYCPRCGARLHLRRPGSVQRCWALVIASYILYIPANTLVMMETGSLISYRKDTIVSGVVHLWRTGSWMIAVIVFVASVAIPLLKLFSLTLLLISVQRKSTWHPQQRTRLYRLVEAVGRWSMLDIYVVTLLAALVQLGSLAIVKAGPAAIAFGAVVVLTMLATMEFDPRLIWDPLQKEEFHD
- a CDS encoding paraquat-inducible protein A, whose translation is MTDRTAQLIACHECDLLQRDIQLNPGCYASCRRCGAVLYRNATDSVDRTLAYTLAACMVFLGANLFPIFAIEVQGDRSAITLFGAVLSLWDQGMRSVSTLVLITAILIPALELASLTYLLLPLKLGKVPPRYPLFMRTLQCIEPWGMVEVLMLGLLVSLVKLTNNFRVIPGMALWSFAVLTLLLAAAATAFNARDVWAQLDAKRRDLESR
- a CDS encoding MerR family transcriptional regulator yields the protein MATGTPDKLYLRIGEVSAVTGLPTSVLRYWETEFPGLAPRKSSSGQRLYSKKDVELVHEIKDLLYAEKLTIEGARKRLEAKKKYRKSDLSGEALAALLQDVKLELMNLRDQL